The sequence GCGCTGGCGAGGTGCGTGGAGTCGGATCCGGACGGCTCCGTGCGGCGCAGCGCCGTCCGGTCGCTAACCCACTATCACGAGCACGCCGCCGCGGCGGTTCCCGCCGTGCTCGCGTGCATAGCGTTTCAAGGTACGCCGTACCTCGAGCGCGACGCCACCGCCCTGCTCGGCCGGATCGGTCCTGATCCTGGCGGTGCCGCTCTCGCGGCGCTCCGCTCGCGGCTTGGCAGCGAAGATGCTGAAGTTCGGGGCGCCGCGGCGACCGCGATCGGCCGGTTCGCGGGCGAGGGTCGGCCGGCCATTCCGGATCTCGTGGCGGCGCTGCGCGATCCCGACTCCGGCGTCCGCAAGTTCAGCGCCCAGGCCCTGGAGAAGGTTGGTGAGGCGGATCTGCGGGTCATCGAGGCGCTGCTCGACACGCTCTATGACGGAGCGGATCACGTGCGGTACCAGGCGCTGATCTCGCTGCTGGTGCTCACCCGCGGTGAGCCACCGGCTCTTGACCGAATCGCTACGCGGATGGACACCTGGCAACCGTCGGCCTCACGGGCCGGCGTGCTGCTGGCTCATGGCGCCGGCGCGCGGGTGGCGGGGCTCGAGCGTTACGTGGCCGATTCGCTCCGCGAGGCAGATACCAGCAACCCACGCGCTTGGGAGGCGCGGTTCGACAGTTTCAAGTTTCTTTGCGAAGTGGGCTACGCGGACACCTCGCTGCTGGGGCTTATCGAACCGCGCACACGCGACCCGGTCGATCGGGTGCAGGTCTGGGCCGTGCTGCTGACCGCCCAACTCCAAGGCGATCGCGTCGCGGCGGTCCCGCGGCTGGTCGAGATCATCCGGCGCAACCTGAACCCCGCGAAGTTCTATCCGCGTGGCGACGCGGCCGAGGCCCTGGCCCTCATCGGGCCGCCCGCCGCGGCGGCTGATCCAGAGGTGATCGGGCTGCTCGAATCGATGCTCAAGGAAGACGCGTGGCACTCGCGCGAGGGCGCCCGCAAGGCCCTTCGCGCGATCACCGGTCGGGACTACGGTCAGCCCGGCGAACCGGAGCCCTAGAACACCTTGCGCAGGCGGGCGCTGGGGATCCCCAGTTGATCGCGGTACTTCGCCACCGTCCGGCGCGCGATCTCGATGCCCCGCTTCTTGACCTCTTCGGCCAGGGCCTCGTCCGAAAGCGGGCTCTTCTTGTCCTCCGCGTCGATGACCTCCTTGAGCGCGGCCTTCACCGCGTCCCACGAGACCTCCTCGCCGCTCTCGGTCTGCGTGCCGCCCGTGAAGAAGCCGCGGAGCGGGACCACGCCCCGCGGCGTCATCAGGTGCTTCTCGGCCACGGCTCTCGACACCGTCGCCACGTGCACGCCGAGTTGCTCGGCCACCTGCGTCATCGGCAGCGGCCGCAGGCTCTGGGGCCCGAAGTCGAAGTAGTCGCGCTGGGCATCCACGACGACGCTGATCACCCGTAGCAGGGTCCGCTTGCGCTGCTCCACCGCGTCGATCAGCCACGAGGCGTTCGAGAGGTTCTTGCGGAGGAACTCCTTGGTCTCCTTGGGGGCCTCGCGTTCCTTCGCGAGCTTTGCGTATTCCTGGTTGATCCGCAGGGCGGGCAGGCGCGTCTCGTTGAGGTAGGCGATGTAGCGGTCCTGTTCCTCGTCGTACTCG comes from Phycisphaeraceae bacterium and encodes:
- a CDS encoding HEAT repeat domain-containing protein; translation: MGPSPLPFLLAAAALALAGVAVILWWLLLADRRGRRLRRCPGCWYDLSDTPGLTCPECGRTAKSERATHRRHRRRRWLVLALVLLAAALALALVPRVRARGWYGLVPTTALIAAIPYVDPPPSHFQNELYERLDEGPIPIWQRRYLFGRCDAVLRESQDSNTRIHALRVIEHIAWRHGHSGRPTHEASEAGPILARVIAEDSAVAVRGFAAGIISTCEAEPAVAVPALARCVESDPDGSVRRSAVRSLTHYHEHAAAAVPAVLACIAFQGTPYLERDATALLGRIGPDPGGAALAALRSRLGSEDAEVRGAAATAIGRFAGEGRPAIPDLVAALRDPDSGVRKFSAQALEKVGEADLRVIEALLDTLYDGADHVRYQALISLLVLTRGEPPALDRIATRMDTWQPSASRAGVLLAHGAGARVAGLERYVADSLREADTSNPRAWEARFDSFKFLCEVGYADTSLLGLIEPRTRDPVDRVQVWAVLLTAQLQGDRVAAVPRLVEIIRRNLNPAKFYPRGDAAEALALIGPPAAAADPEVIGLLESMLKEDAWHSREGARKALRAITGRDYGQPGEPEP